A region of the Gemmatimonadota bacterium genome:
GTACGGAGAGCTGCGCGTGGGGGCCGCGGCATCCGGTGCTCACGATCGAGCCGGGGGCGGAAGTGCGGTTCCGCCCGGGAGCCTGCTGGCGGTGTCGGACACGCTCGACGCGAGCGGCAAACGCAGCGCGCTGGTGATTCCGGCGGAGGGCCCCGGTGCGCTTCGTGGGCGATTCCCCGGGAACCGGGACATGGATCGGGGTGATCCTCGAGGGGCGGCGCGCGCCGAGCTTCGCCAGCTGCAAGTCGAGGGGTGCGGTGGGAGCAGCTCCTCAACGAGGACCGCGCGACTGCATTGTCGCGGTCCCCAACTCCTTCAACGAGGGGCCTGGAGCTCCTGGTCGACGGGCTCACGATCACCGGAGCGCGCGGCGTCGGTCTCGTGCTCGGCCGCTACGTCACCTTCGCCCCCGGCTCTCGCAACCTGACAATCGAGAACGGGGGGTCCTTCCCGCTCAGCGCCCGCCCGATGTGGTGGGTCGGCTGCCAACCGGGGTGACGTATCGCGGAACGCGGTGCAGGAGCTGCGCATCGTGAGTGGCATCGTCGCGGACTCGGCCACGTGGGGCGATGCGGGATTGCCGTGGCGCTTGACCGCGCCGGTGTTCGTGCACGGCGCGCGCGCCCCCGCACTGACGATCGCCGCCGGCGCGCGCCTTCGCATGGATTCGGTCGCCGCCCTCATCGTCGGCAGCAACGGGCGCGGACAACTGCACGTCGGGAGCACGAGCGGGGCGCCGGTGGTCATCGAGCCGTCATCGGGCAGCGCGCGATGGCTCGGCATCGCGGTGAACGGCGGGGGCGATTCGAGTACGTTCGGCAACGTCACGCTCGATGGTTGCATCACCTGCCTGCTCGTCGAGGCGTCGGGCGTCCTACCGACGCGCGTGTTCCTTGATAGCGTCACGATTCGCCGGGCGGCGGACGTGGCCGTGCAGCTGGTGGCGCGCGGACGCATCGGCGCGGGCTCGCGACGGGTGACCATTACCCAATCGGGGCGCCTCCCGTGGCGCGTCGCGCCCGACGCCGCGGCCTCGATCCCCGCCGGCACCTACACAGGCAATGCGACCGACGTGGTCGAGCTGTCGCAACGCGAGCTCTACGAGACGGCAAGCTGGCGCGACGTGGGGATCCCCTTTCGCGCGCGCCTGGGGCTGACGCTGGGCGACCTCGCACATGCGCCCGTGCTCACGCTCGCCCAGGGCGTAAGACTGTATGTCGGGGCAGACGAGCGCGTGGTGGTGAACAACGGCGCCTTGCGCGCTGGGGACCGCGTCGAACCCGGTGCGTCTCACGGCCATCCCGGGGCGAGTGGCAGGACCTGGATCGGCGTGGAGTTCTCGGCATCAGCCACGCTCCCGACGCGGCTCGAGTACGTGGAGATTGACGATGCAGGGCTGGCCGATAGCGGAGTCGGGGGGGCCGTGCGCCTGCACGATGACCTCGGGGGAGCGCTGCGGCACGTCACGATCCGCCGCTCGCCCACCTGCGGGATCCTCCTCTTCTCGACGCTGCCGTGGGGAGAAGACTACACGGATCCTGCGTTCGGCAACGTGTTCGTCGACGTGGCGGGGGGCTCGCGCTGTCGGTTTCCGTAGCGCTGGTGGCAACGGACGCAGGCGACTCGTGGCGACAGCGTCCTTGCACGAGTCGGACGTCTCCGCCTATCGGCGCCCGAGTGCCACGATGCGCCCCCGCGACACCGCCCACGCCAGGTAGCAGGCGACGATGAGGTCGTAGATGATGCAGGCGACGGGGAGGTCGTGCATCTGCGCGGGGAGCGTGCGCGGAATCAGGTCCCACGCCGGATGAAAGAACCAGACGCCCACCAGGAACCACGGTGAGCGCCACAGGGCGAGCAGCGTCCCGCCGAGGACGACGGCGAGCGCGATGTACTCAATCGGTTGTTTCGTGACCGCATAGACCAGCGGGAGGAGCCAGACGGTGAGGAAGGCCCATCCGCCGGCCTGCCATCTGGGACTGAGCCAGGCGAGGGCAAGCACGAGTCCGACGCCCAGCGGCGCGGCGCCCGGGATCAGGCGCCCGGTCGCCGAGAGCCATCCGACCACAGACGACGTCGCGATGGCGACCGCGCCGATGAAGAGCAGCGTGGCGATGGCGACGACGTAGCGGCGGGCAGGGTGGGACGGCGTGGAGGGAGACGGAATGGTCGTCATTCAAGTCGCGGTCTCGTCGTCCACCAGCTCGCCGTAGTCCACCGTCAGCTCCTCACCAGCGGCGATGTCGCGCAACGCCTCGAACCACTTCCCCTCCTCGATCGACGCGACGTTCGGCGTGTCCGAGTGATTCAGGAAGTGGGAGAGGTCCATTCGCTTGAAGCCATCGCGGGGGAGCCAGTACCAGTCAGTGTCGAAGAGGCAATAGGTCTCGACCAGGCGCTTCGCGCATGCGCGGGGAGCGCGTCGATCTCGGCGCGGGGGACGGCGAGGTACTCGTCAGGTGCACCAGGCGGGGAGAACATGTCGCGGCACCCCTTGGGGATGTCGCGGATGGCGAAGACGCCGATCCCCTCGATGGGCGAGGGGCGCAGCATGACGTAGGTCTGGTCGCGCAGTTCTCGGAGAATCTGGTCTGGGGTCATGCGTGGGCTCGTGGCGTCTCGGGGCGCGGCGTGCAAGATACTGCGGGTGGTCACGCCGAGCACGAGGCCCGGGGCGAGGGCACGACGCCTGCGACGGGGAGCACCCTTGGGAATCGCAAAGCCTGTGGACCTCCCACGCTTCGATCTCGCTCGCCCACCGGCGTGACGCGCCAGCGGGCGCACCACCAGGTGAAAGGGCGGCGCATCACGCCATTCGTCGGTGGCCGGCACCCGCCAGCCGTTAGGCGTGTCCCCCTAACGACGCCGTCCGTCGACGGCCGCCGCCAACGCCGGTTGCGCCTCGCCGGCACCATCGACGGCCCGCGAGTCGCCGAGATAGAGCCCGAACAGCCACACGACCCACGCCGCGTGCGCGAGCTTCTGCACGATGGGGAGGAATCCGTAGAACAGGTCGCCGTAGTACATGGTGGCGTTGGTCAGCGTCATCCCCAGGCACACGACGCCCGCCCCCAGCATGCCGACGCGCCGCTCCACGTAGAGCCGATGGAAGATGGTGACCATCGTCGTCACGAAGAAGATCAGGGCGAGCGCGACGAGGACATCGTGCATCGGCGTCACCACGAGCGCCGTGTAGACCATCGCATTGATGCCGGCGATCCTGATGGTCTTGCTGTGGAATCGCGTGGGGCCGCGCGTCGAGATCGTGTGGAAGACGACCGCCATGCTCGCGGCGAAGATGACGACGGCCAGCGCCGCGAGTGGTCGCGCGGTGTTCGGCGCGCCTCGCAGTGTCTCCGGTTGGAAGAGGCTGGAGATCGACTGGTTGATCCAGTCGTATCCTCCGGGGTAGCGCGCGGCCGCGACGGCGAAGATGACGGTCGAGGCGAGGACGCCGACCAGGGGGAGCAAACGTCGCATGAACGCTCGAGGGGACAACGTCGGAACGCGGGTGAGCGCCTCCGGATTCCCGGTCGCGCGGTTCGTGCCGTCAGGGGCTCCTTACGCGCGAGTGGAGGCCGAGGTGTCACTCCCTCACGAGGCGTCAGTCGCAGCCGCGTCCAGGCCGATCACGGTTCCCACGCGACCGCCAACGGCCGCCCCCCTCCCGTGGCGGTTCGGTACATCGGCGGAGAGCCATCCCCGTTCACCACCCAGAGCGCGCCCGCCCACGTGACGATCGCCAGCGATCCGCCATCCCGCGACCAGCGGGCTGCGAAGGCCGGTCGTTGCAGCATGGGAAGGTGCAGCTCGCGCCCCGCGTACGTCCGCATGTCGACGATGGTCACACTCCCCGACACGAAGGCGATCGCGGATTCGTCCGGCGCCCAATCGGGGTTCATCCCGTAGTCGATCTTCACTCGGCGTGTGGAGTCCTGCACACAGATGAAGTTCTCGGAGTACGGATAGAACGGATTCTCCATCTCGCACCCGAAGGTGAATCGCTCGTTCGACGCGGTACGAACGAAGTACGCCGGCTCGGTGACATTGGGGTTCGCGTAGTTGGCGGGGAGGCCGTCCTTCTGCATGCGTCGCACCGCCCCTCCCGTGTTCGAGTAGACGATCGTTCCATCGCGATCCCACGACGGCGAGAGGATCTCCTCCTGCAGCTCGAATCGGCGCGGCATGCCGCCGCGAGCCGACAGGAGCGAGACATGCCGCGCGCCGCTCGAAAAGAGCAACATGCTCCCATCGGGGGACCACTCGAGCCCCGCGTTCATGCGTAGGAGGCTCGACTGAGTGTCGATCAGGGGACCGCCGGGGACCAGGAGCCGATCGGGGGTGCCATCCATCCCCCACGATTCGATCCGCGGGCTCCCTCCCCCAACCCAGTCGGACGACGCGACGGTCAGCCGTGCCGGGAGCGGACGCACGGTCAGGCGACCCCGCAGGCTCACCGTGCCGACGGTTGCGGTATACGTGGTCGTTCCGGGGCGCAGTGCACGCGCGACCCACCCCTTCGGCAGGTAGTCGAGTGAATCGACCGCAACGAAGGTGACGACGGTCGGATCGGCGACCTCGAAGCGTACGGCGGTGGGAGAAATCTCGGCCCACGGCTTGGCAGGAGACGCCAGCATGACGGGCGCGTTCCACGCCGGCGGGAGCGTGAGCGAATCGCTGCAGCTGGTCGCGGTCGGCGTCGACAGCCCGCGTTGCAGCATCGGCCAGCACAGCGCGAGTTGCTCGATGATCGGCGGCACCACCCGCATCGCGCGCGTGCTCCGGACGTCGCCGTAAGCCGCGCTGATGAGCGCCACTCCCGCGCTCACCGCGCTCACGAGCCCTGTGGAAGAGACGGCCGCGACGGCGGGAGCCGACGACTGCCACGTTGACGTGATGGGGACTTCGGTGGCACCGGGCGCAAAACGCGGCGTCGCGACGAAGCGGCGCGAATCGCCCGCCTCGATGACCGCCGAATCGGGGGCGATGACGAGGTCGACCACCTGCGGCGGCTCGACCCGCAGGCGGCTTCCGCGCGATATGCCCCCCGCGGAGGCGACGATGGTGGCTTCGCCGACCGCGGTCGCCGTCACGCGCCCGACGGCCGAGACGCTGGCCACGTTCGGCGCGCTCGAACTCCAGGTGATGCCCACCGACGCCGTCGTGTCGCCGGTCGCGGTTCGCGGTGTGGCGGTGAACTGCCGTGTCTCGCCCACGGTGAGCAGGGCCGAAGCCGGGACGATCGTGATGTCGGCCACCCCGCCAGGCGATTGGGGAGGCGCCGCACCATCTCCGCACGCCAAGATCGCCACGACCAGCGCCGGGAGCGCGGCACGCACGACGCCGTTAGCGACAACACGACGATCGGACCAAACCGTGGAGAGGCGGAGATGCGGCATCACGATACGCGAGGCTGGCAGGGGACATCCGTCGGATCCGCGAACCCGATACGATAGTGCCGAGCTGTCTGGGGATCGTCTGGACTTCGAGGAGTACGCGCGGGCGGCGGTCGCCCCGTCACCTGCCGCCAGCGTGGTCTCGTGCCGAGGACTCTCCTCGCTCCGCGGCCGACTGCGCTGGCCTGCCACGATGCGCGGGGCTACCGTTCGCCTCGTCTCCCACATCCACGCCCCTCGCTTCCACATGACCGACACCGCCCAGCGCGACGCCGCCATCAAGGCCCACGCCGCCGCCGTCGAGTCCTTTCTCGTCGCAGCGCGCGCCGTCCCCGATGACGCGTGGGACCGCCCGATGGCGCGGGACAAGTGGTCAC
Encoded here:
- a CDS encoding SET domain-containing protein-lysine N-methyltransferase, with the protein product MVETYCLFDTDWYWLPRDGFKRMDLSHFLNHSDTPNVASIEEGKWFEALRDIAAGEELTVDYGELVDDETAT
- a CDS encoding Ig-like domain-containing protein produces the protein MRAALPALVVAILACGDGAAPPQSPGGVADITIVPASALLTVGETRQFTATPRTATGDTTASVGITWSSSAPNVASVSAVGRVTATAVGEATIVASAGGISRGSRLRVEPPQVVDLVIAPDSAVIEAGDSRRFVATPRFAPGATEVPITSTWQSSAPAVAAVSSTGLVSAVSAGVALISAAYGDVRSTRAMRVVPPIIEQLALCWPMLQRGLSTPTATSCSDSLTLPPAWNAPVMLASPAKPWAEISPTAVRFEVADPTVVTFVAVDSLDYLPKGWVARALRPGTTTYTATVGTVSLRGRLTVRPLPARLTVASSDWVGGGSPRIESWGMDGTPDRLLVPGGPLIDTQSSLLRMNAGLEWSPDGSMLLFSSGARHVSLLSARGGMPRRFELQEEILSPSWDRDGTIVYSNTGGAVRRMQKDGLPANYANPNVTEPAYFVRTASNERFTFGCEMENPFYPYSENFICVQDSTRRVKIDYGMNPDWAPDESAIAFVSGSVTIVDMRTYAGRELHLPMLQRPAFAARWSRDGGSLAIVTWAGALWVVNGDGSPPMYRTATGGGRPLAVAWEP